The following proteins come from a genomic window of Aphelocoma coerulescens isolate FSJ_1873_10779 chromosome 18, UR_Acoe_1.0, whole genome shotgun sequence:
- the PECAM1 gene encoding platelet endothelial cell adhesion molecule isoform X12: protein MYLALLVIFLQCSELYAQGKVFTFNRVEIRVQPSVKVKNGAPMSIICHADISKNTDFQLKHNFTIFKDRKLVFMTVSDKEDARYEIPVAKSSDTGDYECTVKADGKLSFSNSIYVWVAGMTKPILTADKREVLEGEVVKLRCELPEEVPPLEFFFRKIKTNSAPKEKRVPERNQNFSEVEYYVEEGDNILQFDCFGKRQVRSGWESSQHSNKTLVTVKEPFIKPTLITGPSSNVTEGDQIEIECSTVVAQMRDIDIILQKNRTILNSVRDKKFLKYSTVATQEDSGEYLCKVEQGAVSKTTKLNVFVSELFPKPTLSASMTKLDESKDLILSCSINGFRRANFSIVRKGSHEDILLKNSRVLAMKVNVNDTGSYTCKAEIKGIVKESKPVRINVYAPVSKPTLSVVSGSPEVILGKPVQLICHSVMGTPPITFTFYKGDEVRKNVTNDTYAMFLDEDIGLNDNGGYKCDARNNHSSGVKTSNILNVTVIVPIRNASLGSVPYGEVEVGSDTAFLCSVKEGSWPIDFKFFKKTDHEVLLHEVREYSDRTIWHKKTMKRKDTGTYYCMASNRASMDVRSRPITIHVILAAWQKGVIAAFVLTAIAGAGAIALWWFLHKKKKAKGPSMEMSGSALAPNLTSEKLTRQPSDGNYYSGSGYIEDNENHMKSTDESKGPDLESAEVDYTEVEVSTLDPHRENIWAS, encoded by the exons ATGTATCTTGCTCTTCTGGTGATTTTCTTGCAGT gttcaGAACTTTACGCTCAGGGGAAAG TTTTTACTTTCAACAGAGTTGAAATCAGGGTTCAGCCATCTGTCAAAGTGAAGAATGGAGCTCCGATGTCAATCATCTGCCATGCTGATATTAGCAAAAATACTGATTTCCAGCTGAAGCATAATTTTACAATTTTTAAGGATAGAAAGCTTGTGTTTATGACTGTATCAGACAAAGAAGATGCACGGTATGAAATACCAGTGGCCAAATCTTCAGATACAGGAGACTATGAATGTACTGTGAAAGCAGATGGAAAGTTGAGTTTCAGTAACTCCATCTACGTTTGGGTAGCAG GAATGACCAAGCCAATCCTGACTGCTGACAAAAGAGAAGTTTTAGAGGGTGAAGTTGTGAAATTACGTTGTGAGCTGCCAGAAGAAGTACCTCCTTTAGAGTTCTTTTTCCGGAAGATAAAGACAAACTCAGCACCTAAAGAAAAACGTGTACCTGAACGAAACCAAAATTTTTCTGAAGTGGAATATTATGTTGAAGAGGGAGATAATATTTTACAATTTGATTGCTTTGGCAAGAGACAAGTAAGATCTGGATGGGAAAGCTCACAACATAGCAACAAAACTCTTGTTACAGTCAAGG AACCATTTATAAAGCCCACTCTGATCACTGGGCCCTCCAGTAATGTTACAGAAGGAGACCAAATAGAAATTGAATGCTCAACTGTGGTAGCTCAAATGCGTGACATTGACATCATCCTCCAGAAAAACAGAACAATACTGAACAGTGTACGAGAtaagaaatttttgaaatacTCTACAGTAGCTACTCAAGAGGACAGTGGTGAATACCTGTGTAAGGTGGAGCAAGGAGCAGTGTCTAAAACCACAAAACTGAATGTCTTTGTGTCAG AGTTATTTCCCAAGCCAACATTGTCTGCTTCTATGACAAAGCTGGATGAAAGTAAAGATTTAATTTTGAGTTGCAGCATTAATGGTTTTCGGAGAGCCAACTTCTCTATAGTGCGGAAAGGTTCCCATGAAGACATCCTGTTGAAAAATTCTAGAGTCTTAGCAATGAAAGTTAATGTGAATGATACTGGATCTTACACCTGTAAAGCTGAAATAAAAGGAATAGTCAAGGAGAGCAAACCTGTAAGGATAAATGTTTATG CTCCAGTCTCCAAGCCAACTCTTTCCGTTGTCAGTGGTTCACCGGAGGTGATATTAGGGAAGCCTGTACAATTAATCTGTCATTCAGTGATGGGAACACCACCAATAACATTCACATTCTACAAAGGGGATGAAGTTAGGAAAAATGTAACTAATGACACATATGCTATGTTCTTGGATGAAGATATTGGACTAAATGACAATGGAGGATACAAATGTGATGCTAGAAACAATCACTCCAGTGGTGTGAAAACTAGCAATATTCTAAATGTCACAGTGATAG TACCGATCAGGAATGCCAGTTTGGGCAGTGTTCCGTATGGAGAAGTAGAAGTTGGCAGTGATACTgcttttctctgctctgtgaAAGAAGGATCTTGGCCAATAGACttcaagttttttaaaaaaactgatCATGAGGTTCTTCTACATGAAGTAAGGGAGTATTCAGACAGAACCATATGGCACAAGAAAACAATGAAGCGGAAGGACACAGGGACGTATTATTGCATGGCTTCGAACCGAGCCAGCATGGACGTGAGGAGCCGTCCAATAACCATCCATG TCATCTTAGCAGCTTGGCAGAAAGGAGTCATTGCTGCATTTGTCCTAACAGCCATCGCAGGAGCAGGAGCCATTGCTTTATGGTGGTTTTTGCATAAGAAGAAAAAGG CTAAAGGACCATCCATGGAGATGTCTGG ttctGCCTTGGCTCCAAACTTGACAAGTGAAAAACTAACGAGACAGCCCAGTGATGGAAACTATTATTCAG GATCAGGTTACATTGAAGATAACGAAAATCACATGAAATCAACAGATGAGAGTAAAG GACCTGACCTTGAGAGTGCTGAGGTGGATTACACTGAAGTTGAAGTCTCAACACTTGATCCTCACAGAG
- the PECAM1 gene encoding platelet endothelial cell adhesion molecule isoform X13, whose protein sequence is MYLALLVIFLQCSELYAQGKVFTFNRVEIRVQPSVKVKNGAPMSIICHADISKNTDFQLKHNFTIFKDRKLVFMTVSDKEDARYEIPVAKSSDTGDYECTVKADGKLSFSNSIYVWVAGMTKPILTADKREVLEGEVVKLRCELPEEVPPLEFFFRKIKTNSAPKEKRVPERNQNFSEVEYYVEEGDNILQFDCFGKRQVRSGWESSQHSNKTLVTVKEPFIKPTLITGPSSNVTEGDQIEIECSTVVAQMRDIDIILQKNRTILNSVRDKKFLKYSTVATQEDSGEYLCKVEQGAVSKTTKLNVFVSELFPKPTLSASMTKLDESKDLILSCSINGFRRANFSIVRKGSHEDILLKNSRVLAMKVNVNDTGSYTCKAEIKGIVKESKPVRINVYAPVSKPTLSVVSGSPEVILGKPVQLICHSVMGTPPITFTFYKGDEVRKNVTNDTYAMFLDEDIGLNDNGGYKCDARNNHSSGVKTSNILNVTVIVPIRNASLGSVPYGEVEVGSDTAFLCSVKEGSWPIDFKFFKKTDHEVLLHEVREYSDRTIWHKKTMKRKDTGTYYCMASNRASMDVRSRPITIHVILAAWQKGVIAAFVLTAIAGAGAIALWWFLHKKKKAKGPSMEMSGSALAPNLTSEKLTRQPSDGNYYSGSGYIEDNENHMKSTDESKDSVENRHSDICRTDMGQSL, encoded by the exons ATGTATCTTGCTCTTCTGGTGATTTTCTTGCAGT gttcaGAACTTTACGCTCAGGGGAAAG TTTTTACTTTCAACAGAGTTGAAATCAGGGTTCAGCCATCTGTCAAAGTGAAGAATGGAGCTCCGATGTCAATCATCTGCCATGCTGATATTAGCAAAAATACTGATTTCCAGCTGAAGCATAATTTTACAATTTTTAAGGATAGAAAGCTTGTGTTTATGACTGTATCAGACAAAGAAGATGCACGGTATGAAATACCAGTGGCCAAATCTTCAGATACAGGAGACTATGAATGTACTGTGAAAGCAGATGGAAAGTTGAGTTTCAGTAACTCCATCTACGTTTGGGTAGCAG GAATGACCAAGCCAATCCTGACTGCTGACAAAAGAGAAGTTTTAGAGGGTGAAGTTGTGAAATTACGTTGTGAGCTGCCAGAAGAAGTACCTCCTTTAGAGTTCTTTTTCCGGAAGATAAAGACAAACTCAGCACCTAAAGAAAAACGTGTACCTGAACGAAACCAAAATTTTTCTGAAGTGGAATATTATGTTGAAGAGGGAGATAATATTTTACAATTTGATTGCTTTGGCAAGAGACAAGTAAGATCTGGATGGGAAAGCTCACAACATAGCAACAAAACTCTTGTTACAGTCAAGG AACCATTTATAAAGCCCACTCTGATCACTGGGCCCTCCAGTAATGTTACAGAAGGAGACCAAATAGAAATTGAATGCTCAACTGTGGTAGCTCAAATGCGTGACATTGACATCATCCTCCAGAAAAACAGAACAATACTGAACAGTGTACGAGAtaagaaatttttgaaatacTCTACAGTAGCTACTCAAGAGGACAGTGGTGAATACCTGTGTAAGGTGGAGCAAGGAGCAGTGTCTAAAACCACAAAACTGAATGTCTTTGTGTCAG AGTTATTTCCCAAGCCAACATTGTCTGCTTCTATGACAAAGCTGGATGAAAGTAAAGATTTAATTTTGAGTTGCAGCATTAATGGTTTTCGGAGAGCCAACTTCTCTATAGTGCGGAAAGGTTCCCATGAAGACATCCTGTTGAAAAATTCTAGAGTCTTAGCAATGAAAGTTAATGTGAATGATACTGGATCTTACACCTGTAAAGCTGAAATAAAAGGAATAGTCAAGGAGAGCAAACCTGTAAGGATAAATGTTTATG CTCCAGTCTCCAAGCCAACTCTTTCCGTTGTCAGTGGTTCACCGGAGGTGATATTAGGGAAGCCTGTACAATTAATCTGTCATTCAGTGATGGGAACACCACCAATAACATTCACATTCTACAAAGGGGATGAAGTTAGGAAAAATGTAACTAATGACACATATGCTATGTTCTTGGATGAAGATATTGGACTAAATGACAATGGAGGATACAAATGTGATGCTAGAAACAATCACTCCAGTGGTGTGAAAACTAGCAATATTCTAAATGTCACAGTGATAG TACCGATCAGGAATGCCAGTTTGGGCAGTGTTCCGTATGGAGAAGTAGAAGTTGGCAGTGATACTgcttttctctgctctgtgaAAGAAGGATCTTGGCCAATAGACttcaagttttttaaaaaaactgatCATGAGGTTCTTCTACATGAAGTAAGGGAGTATTCAGACAGAACCATATGGCACAAGAAAACAATGAAGCGGAAGGACACAGGGACGTATTATTGCATGGCTTCGAACCGAGCCAGCATGGACGTGAGGAGCCGTCCAATAACCATCCATG TCATCTTAGCAGCTTGGCAGAAAGGAGTCATTGCTGCATTTGTCCTAACAGCCATCGCAGGAGCAGGAGCCATTGCTTTATGGTGGTTTTTGCATAAGAAGAAAAAGG CTAAAGGACCATCCATGGAGATGTCTGG ttctGCCTTGGCTCCAAACTTGACAAGTGAAAAACTAACGAGACAGCCCAGTGATGGAAACTATTATTCAG GATCAGGTTACATTGAAGATAACGAAAATCACATGAAATCAACAGATGAGAGTAAAG atTCTGTGGAAAACAGGCATTCT GACATTTGCAGGACAGATATGGGACAGTCCCTTT
- the PECAM1 gene encoding platelet endothelial cell adhesion molecule isoform X10, translating into MYLALLVIFLQCSELYAQGKVFTFNRVEIRVQPSVKVKNGAPMSIICHADISKNTDFQLKHNFTIFKDRKLVFMTVSDKEDARYEIPVAKSSDTGDYECTVKADGKLSFSNSIYVWVAGMTKPILTADKREVLEGEVVKLRCELPEEVPPLEFFFRKIKTNSAPKEKRVPERNQNFSEVEYYVEEGDNILQFDCFGKRQVRSGWESSQHSNKTLVTVKEPFIKPTLITGPSSNVTEGDQIEIECSTVVAQMRDIDIILQKNRTILNSVRDKKFLKYSTVATQEDSGEYLCKVEQGAVSKTTKLNVFVSELFPKPTLSASMTKLDESKDLILSCSINGFRRANFSIVRKGSHEDILLKNSRVLAMKVNVNDTGSYTCKAEIKGIVKESKPVRINVYAPVSKPTLSVVSGSPEVILGKPVQLICHSVMGTPPITFTFYKGDEVRKNVTNDTYAMFLDEDIGLNDNGGYKCDARNNHSSGVKTSNILNVTVIVPIRNASLGSVPYGEVEVGSDTAFLCSVKEGSWPIDFKFFKKTDHEVLLHEVREYSDRTIWHKKTMKRKDTGTYYCMASNRASMDVRSRPITIHVILAAWQKGVIAAFVLTAIAGAGAIALWWFLHKKKKAKGPSMEMSGSALAPNLTSEKLTRQPSDGNYYSGSGYIEDNENHMKSTDESKGPDLESAEVDYTEVEVSTLDPHRDSVENRHSRIYGHPDAT; encoded by the exons ATGTATCTTGCTCTTCTGGTGATTTTCTTGCAGT gttcaGAACTTTACGCTCAGGGGAAAG TTTTTACTTTCAACAGAGTTGAAATCAGGGTTCAGCCATCTGTCAAAGTGAAGAATGGAGCTCCGATGTCAATCATCTGCCATGCTGATATTAGCAAAAATACTGATTTCCAGCTGAAGCATAATTTTACAATTTTTAAGGATAGAAAGCTTGTGTTTATGACTGTATCAGACAAAGAAGATGCACGGTATGAAATACCAGTGGCCAAATCTTCAGATACAGGAGACTATGAATGTACTGTGAAAGCAGATGGAAAGTTGAGTTTCAGTAACTCCATCTACGTTTGGGTAGCAG GAATGACCAAGCCAATCCTGACTGCTGACAAAAGAGAAGTTTTAGAGGGTGAAGTTGTGAAATTACGTTGTGAGCTGCCAGAAGAAGTACCTCCTTTAGAGTTCTTTTTCCGGAAGATAAAGACAAACTCAGCACCTAAAGAAAAACGTGTACCTGAACGAAACCAAAATTTTTCTGAAGTGGAATATTATGTTGAAGAGGGAGATAATATTTTACAATTTGATTGCTTTGGCAAGAGACAAGTAAGATCTGGATGGGAAAGCTCACAACATAGCAACAAAACTCTTGTTACAGTCAAGG AACCATTTATAAAGCCCACTCTGATCACTGGGCCCTCCAGTAATGTTACAGAAGGAGACCAAATAGAAATTGAATGCTCAACTGTGGTAGCTCAAATGCGTGACATTGACATCATCCTCCAGAAAAACAGAACAATACTGAACAGTGTACGAGAtaagaaatttttgaaatacTCTACAGTAGCTACTCAAGAGGACAGTGGTGAATACCTGTGTAAGGTGGAGCAAGGAGCAGTGTCTAAAACCACAAAACTGAATGTCTTTGTGTCAG AGTTATTTCCCAAGCCAACATTGTCTGCTTCTATGACAAAGCTGGATGAAAGTAAAGATTTAATTTTGAGTTGCAGCATTAATGGTTTTCGGAGAGCCAACTTCTCTATAGTGCGGAAAGGTTCCCATGAAGACATCCTGTTGAAAAATTCTAGAGTCTTAGCAATGAAAGTTAATGTGAATGATACTGGATCTTACACCTGTAAAGCTGAAATAAAAGGAATAGTCAAGGAGAGCAAACCTGTAAGGATAAATGTTTATG CTCCAGTCTCCAAGCCAACTCTTTCCGTTGTCAGTGGTTCACCGGAGGTGATATTAGGGAAGCCTGTACAATTAATCTGTCATTCAGTGATGGGAACACCACCAATAACATTCACATTCTACAAAGGGGATGAAGTTAGGAAAAATGTAACTAATGACACATATGCTATGTTCTTGGATGAAGATATTGGACTAAATGACAATGGAGGATACAAATGTGATGCTAGAAACAATCACTCCAGTGGTGTGAAAACTAGCAATATTCTAAATGTCACAGTGATAG TACCGATCAGGAATGCCAGTTTGGGCAGTGTTCCGTATGGAGAAGTAGAAGTTGGCAGTGATACTgcttttctctgctctgtgaAAGAAGGATCTTGGCCAATAGACttcaagttttttaaaaaaactgatCATGAGGTTCTTCTACATGAAGTAAGGGAGTATTCAGACAGAACCATATGGCACAAGAAAACAATGAAGCGGAAGGACACAGGGACGTATTATTGCATGGCTTCGAACCGAGCCAGCATGGACGTGAGGAGCCGTCCAATAACCATCCATG TCATCTTAGCAGCTTGGCAGAAAGGAGTCATTGCTGCATTTGTCCTAACAGCCATCGCAGGAGCAGGAGCCATTGCTTTATGGTGGTTTTTGCATAAGAAGAAAAAGG CTAAAGGACCATCCATGGAGATGTCTGG ttctGCCTTGGCTCCAAACTTGACAAGTGAAAAACTAACGAGACAGCCCAGTGATGGAAACTATTATTCAG GATCAGGTTACATTGAAGATAACGAAAATCACATGAAATCAACAGATGAGAGTAAAG GACCTGACCTTGAGAGTGCTGAGGTGGATTACACTGAAGTTGAAGTCTCAACACTTGATCCTCACAGAG atTCTGTGGAAAACAGGCATTCT
- the PECAM1 gene encoding platelet endothelial cell adhesion molecule isoform X7 translates to MYLALLVIFLQCSELYAQGKVFTFNRVEIRVQPSVKVKNGAPMSIICHADISKNTDFQLKHNFTIFKDRKLVFMTVSDKEDARYEIPVAKSSDTGDYECTVKADGKLSFSNSIYVWVAGMTKPILTADKREVLEGEVVKLRCELPEEVPPLEFFFRKIKTNSAPKEKRVPERNQNFSEVEYYVEEGDNILQFDCFGKRQVRSGWESSQHSNKTLVTVKEPFIKPTLITGPSSNVTEGDQIEIECSTVVAQMRDIDIILQKNRTILNSVRDKKFLKYSTVATQEDSGEYLCKVEQGAVSKTTKLNVFVSELFPKPTLSASMTKLDESKDLILSCSINGFRRANFSIVRKGSHEDILLKNSRVLAMKVNVNDTGSYTCKAEIKGIVKESKPVRINVYAPVSKPTLSVVSGSPEVILGKPVQLICHSVMGTPPITFTFYKGDEVRKNVTNDTYAMFLDEDIGLNDNGGYKCDARNNHSSGVKTSNILNVTVIVPIRNASLGSVPYGEVEVGSDTAFLCSVKEGSWPIDFKFFKKTDHEVLLHEVREYSDRTIWHKKTMKRKDTGTYYCMASNRASMDVRSRPITIHVILAAWQKGVIAAFVLTAIAGAGAIALWWFLHKKKKAKGPSMEMSGSALAPNLTSEKLTRQPSDGNYYSGSGYIEDNENHMKSTDESKGPDLESAEVDYTEVEVSTLDPHRAPEQKGTETVYSEIRKTNNDSVENRHSRIYGHPDAT, encoded by the exons ATGTATCTTGCTCTTCTGGTGATTTTCTTGCAGT gttcaGAACTTTACGCTCAGGGGAAAG TTTTTACTTTCAACAGAGTTGAAATCAGGGTTCAGCCATCTGTCAAAGTGAAGAATGGAGCTCCGATGTCAATCATCTGCCATGCTGATATTAGCAAAAATACTGATTTCCAGCTGAAGCATAATTTTACAATTTTTAAGGATAGAAAGCTTGTGTTTATGACTGTATCAGACAAAGAAGATGCACGGTATGAAATACCAGTGGCCAAATCTTCAGATACAGGAGACTATGAATGTACTGTGAAAGCAGATGGAAAGTTGAGTTTCAGTAACTCCATCTACGTTTGGGTAGCAG GAATGACCAAGCCAATCCTGACTGCTGACAAAAGAGAAGTTTTAGAGGGTGAAGTTGTGAAATTACGTTGTGAGCTGCCAGAAGAAGTACCTCCTTTAGAGTTCTTTTTCCGGAAGATAAAGACAAACTCAGCACCTAAAGAAAAACGTGTACCTGAACGAAACCAAAATTTTTCTGAAGTGGAATATTATGTTGAAGAGGGAGATAATATTTTACAATTTGATTGCTTTGGCAAGAGACAAGTAAGATCTGGATGGGAAAGCTCACAACATAGCAACAAAACTCTTGTTACAGTCAAGG AACCATTTATAAAGCCCACTCTGATCACTGGGCCCTCCAGTAATGTTACAGAAGGAGACCAAATAGAAATTGAATGCTCAACTGTGGTAGCTCAAATGCGTGACATTGACATCATCCTCCAGAAAAACAGAACAATACTGAACAGTGTACGAGAtaagaaatttttgaaatacTCTACAGTAGCTACTCAAGAGGACAGTGGTGAATACCTGTGTAAGGTGGAGCAAGGAGCAGTGTCTAAAACCACAAAACTGAATGTCTTTGTGTCAG AGTTATTTCCCAAGCCAACATTGTCTGCTTCTATGACAAAGCTGGATGAAAGTAAAGATTTAATTTTGAGTTGCAGCATTAATGGTTTTCGGAGAGCCAACTTCTCTATAGTGCGGAAAGGTTCCCATGAAGACATCCTGTTGAAAAATTCTAGAGTCTTAGCAATGAAAGTTAATGTGAATGATACTGGATCTTACACCTGTAAAGCTGAAATAAAAGGAATAGTCAAGGAGAGCAAACCTGTAAGGATAAATGTTTATG CTCCAGTCTCCAAGCCAACTCTTTCCGTTGTCAGTGGTTCACCGGAGGTGATATTAGGGAAGCCTGTACAATTAATCTGTCATTCAGTGATGGGAACACCACCAATAACATTCACATTCTACAAAGGGGATGAAGTTAGGAAAAATGTAACTAATGACACATATGCTATGTTCTTGGATGAAGATATTGGACTAAATGACAATGGAGGATACAAATGTGATGCTAGAAACAATCACTCCAGTGGTGTGAAAACTAGCAATATTCTAAATGTCACAGTGATAG TACCGATCAGGAATGCCAGTTTGGGCAGTGTTCCGTATGGAGAAGTAGAAGTTGGCAGTGATACTgcttttctctgctctgtgaAAGAAGGATCTTGGCCAATAGACttcaagttttttaaaaaaactgatCATGAGGTTCTTCTACATGAAGTAAGGGAGTATTCAGACAGAACCATATGGCACAAGAAAACAATGAAGCGGAAGGACACAGGGACGTATTATTGCATGGCTTCGAACCGAGCCAGCATGGACGTGAGGAGCCGTCCAATAACCATCCATG TCATCTTAGCAGCTTGGCAGAAAGGAGTCATTGCTGCATTTGTCCTAACAGCCATCGCAGGAGCAGGAGCCATTGCTTTATGGTGGTTTTTGCATAAGAAGAAAAAGG CTAAAGGACCATCCATGGAGATGTCTGG ttctGCCTTGGCTCCAAACTTGACAAGTGAAAAACTAACGAGACAGCCCAGTGATGGAAACTATTATTCAG GATCAGGTTACATTGAAGATAACGAAAATCACATGAAATCAACAGATGAGAGTAAAG GACCTGACCTTGAGAGTGCTGAGGTGGATTACACTGAAGTTGAAGTCTCAACACTTGATCCTCACAGAG CTCCTGAACAGAAGGGGACTGAAACAGTTTATAGTGAAATCAGAAAAACTAATAATG atTCTGTGGAAAACAGGCATTCT
- the PECAM1 gene encoding platelet endothelial cell adhesion molecule isoform X15 has protein sequence MYLALLVIFLQCSELYAQGKVFTFNRVEIRVQPSVKVKNGAPMSIICHADISKNTDFQLKHNFTIFKDRKLVFMTVSDKEDARYEIPVAKSSDTGDYECTVKADGKLSFSNSIYVWVAGMTKPILTADKREVLEGEVVKLRCELPEEVPPLEFFFRKIKTNSAPKEKRVPERNQNFSEVEYYVEEGDNILQFDCFGKRQVRSGWESSQHSNKTLVTVKEPFIKPTLITGPSSNVTEGDQIEIECSTVVAQMRDIDIILQKNRTILNSVRDKKFLKYSTVATQEDSGEYLCKVEQGAVSKTTKLNVFVSELFPKPTLSASMTKLDESKDLILSCSINGFRRANFSIVRKGSHEDILLKNSRVLAMKVNVNDTGSYTCKAEIKGIVKESKPVRINVYAPVSKPTLSVVSGSPEVILGKPVQLICHSVMGTPPITFTFYKGDEVRKNVTNDTYAMFLDEDIGLNDNGGYKCDARNNHSSGVKTSNILNVTVIVPIRNASLGSVPYGEVEVGSDTAFLCSVKEGSWPIDFKFFKKTDHEVLLHEVREYSDRTIWHKKTMKRKDTGTYYCMASNRASMDVRSRPITIHVILAAWQKGVIAAFVLTAIAGAGAIALWWFLHKKKKAKGPSMEMSGSALAPNLTSEKLTRQPSDGNYYSGSGYIEDNENHMKSTDESKDSVENRHSRIYGHPDAT, from the exons ATGTATCTTGCTCTTCTGGTGATTTTCTTGCAGT gttcaGAACTTTACGCTCAGGGGAAAG TTTTTACTTTCAACAGAGTTGAAATCAGGGTTCAGCCATCTGTCAAAGTGAAGAATGGAGCTCCGATGTCAATCATCTGCCATGCTGATATTAGCAAAAATACTGATTTCCAGCTGAAGCATAATTTTACAATTTTTAAGGATAGAAAGCTTGTGTTTATGACTGTATCAGACAAAGAAGATGCACGGTATGAAATACCAGTGGCCAAATCTTCAGATACAGGAGACTATGAATGTACTGTGAAAGCAGATGGAAAGTTGAGTTTCAGTAACTCCATCTACGTTTGGGTAGCAG GAATGACCAAGCCAATCCTGACTGCTGACAAAAGAGAAGTTTTAGAGGGTGAAGTTGTGAAATTACGTTGTGAGCTGCCAGAAGAAGTACCTCCTTTAGAGTTCTTTTTCCGGAAGATAAAGACAAACTCAGCACCTAAAGAAAAACGTGTACCTGAACGAAACCAAAATTTTTCTGAAGTGGAATATTATGTTGAAGAGGGAGATAATATTTTACAATTTGATTGCTTTGGCAAGAGACAAGTAAGATCTGGATGGGAAAGCTCACAACATAGCAACAAAACTCTTGTTACAGTCAAGG AACCATTTATAAAGCCCACTCTGATCACTGGGCCCTCCAGTAATGTTACAGAAGGAGACCAAATAGAAATTGAATGCTCAACTGTGGTAGCTCAAATGCGTGACATTGACATCATCCTCCAGAAAAACAGAACAATACTGAACAGTGTACGAGAtaagaaatttttgaaatacTCTACAGTAGCTACTCAAGAGGACAGTGGTGAATACCTGTGTAAGGTGGAGCAAGGAGCAGTGTCTAAAACCACAAAACTGAATGTCTTTGTGTCAG AGTTATTTCCCAAGCCAACATTGTCTGCTTCTATGACAAAGCTGGATGAAAGTAAAGATTTAATTTTGAGTTGCAGCATTAATGGTTTTCGGAGAGCCAACTTCTCTATAGTGCGGAAAGGTTCCCATGAAGACATCCTGTTGAAAAATTCTAGAGTCTTAGCAATGAAAGTTAATGTGAATGATACTGGATCTTACACCTGTAAAGCTGAAATAAAAGGAATAGTCAAGGAGAGCAAACCTGTAAGGATAAATGTTTATG CTCCAGTCTCCAAGCCAACTCTTTCCGTTGTCAGTGGTTCACCGGAGGTGATATTAGGGAAGCCTGTACAATTAATCTGTCATTCAGTGATGGGAACACCACCAATAACATTCACATTCTACAAAGGGGATGAAGTTAGGAAAAATGTAACTAATGACACATATGCTATGTTCTTGGATGAAGATATTGGACTAAATGACAATGGAGGATACAAATGTGATGCTAGAAACAATCACTCCAGTGGTGTGAAAACTAGCAATATTCTAAATGTCACAGTGATAG TACCGATCAGGAATGCCAGTTTGGGCAGTGTTCCGTATGGAGAAGTAGAAGTTGGCAGTGATACTgcttttctctgctctgtgaAAGAAGGATCTTGGCCAATAGACttcaagttttttaaaaaaactgatCATGAGGTTCTTCTACATGAAGTAAGGGAGTATTCAGACAGAACCATATGGCACAAGAAAACAATGAAGCGGAAGGACACAGGGACGTATTATTGCATGGCTTCGAACCGAGCCAGCATGGACGTGAGGAGCCGTCCAATAACCATCCATG TCATCTTAGCAGCTTGGCAGAAAGGAGTCATTGCTGCATTTGTCCTAACAGCCATCGCAGGAGCAGGAGCCATTGCTTTATGGTGGTTTTTGCATAAGAAGAAAAAGG CTAAAGGACCATCCATGGAGATGTCTGG ttctGCCTTGGCTCCAAACTTGACAAGTGAAAAACTAACGAGACAGCCCAGTGATGGAAACTATTATTCAG GATCAGGTTACATTGAAGATAACGAAAATCACATGAAATCAACAGATGAGAGTAAAG atTCTGTGGAAAACAGGCATTCT